Below is a genomic region from Helianthus annuus cultivar XRQ/B chromosome 2, HanXRQr2.0-SUNRISE, whole genome shotgun sequence.
TTGATTCAAAAGCTTCCATTTTTCATGATGTTTTAAAAACAAATCctatttttcttgatttttagGTCTTAGAATTTATGGGTGTTTCTTGAATTACCTTTTAATGATTAAAAAGCTCATATTTTTCTTGCTTTTTTAGTAGAAATTTCATCAAGAATTCAAGATTGGGGGGTATTTAAATAAGGGCAATGATATAGAAAAATAAATGATCGCCTTTAGTACAACTTTTGATGCAATAAGTACATGTTATTGCAACATCATTTCACTGGATTCAGTACCTATGTGGGGGACAATGTATATGATTGTTTAATTTCAATCTCATGATGGTAAAGAAAACCTTGATTTTCTGCAAAATTGATGctaaaattaccattttacccctgcaGTGTAGCAAAATTTTCACACTTGTTAATTgatgatgtttattgttttaACCATGGTAGAAAGGCAGGTTGGGACATTTTATGAAGGGGTGCCTTTCTTTGGTCATAAAACCGATGTTTCGGGTTCCAAGATTCGGTATTCGGGGAGTAAACGCAGCCACTCCGATTCGGGTTTCATGCCGCCTTCAAGATTAGAAGGTATCCCCCAACCGCGACCAGATTTACCCGAAACGTCACATTTAATGAAGGTACTGATGTTATATTATGCCTTGCATAGAAACTGTTGGTTGAGATGCCTGAATGAGATGTTACTATTTTAACGTATGACGTTCAACCTTTTCTTGTGGTTAGATGCTTAGAAACGTGGGGTCGGAGCGGCCCAGATGGCCCCACGAAGACGAACCGTTCATGGGCGTGCACCAAACGAGGCCAACGTCGTCATCTCATGTGGTGCAACCTGCGAACGCATCTAAATGGGAACGCACGATTCCTGTGAACGTTGGGCCTGTACTGCAGTATCCACCTCGTGCCGGTCCTTACGGTTACCAACCGGTTTCAAACAGATTCAAAGATTCCAACGCGGGTCCCCCTTTAATTTCCCAGTTGGCTGCTGATGAAGGATCTAGAACCGGAATCAAAGGGTCTGGGATTTTGAGCGCGGTTAATGCTAGTGGTTCAGTGGCGGAACCGAGCAGTAGTAAACTAAAGTCTTTGATTAGTAACATCGAGCCTAACGCTTCAACTCCACCTTCGTAAGCATTATAGTGATATAGTCTCCCATTCATGTTACATAAAGTTGACCTTTGACTCAAGATTTATGGTTTTCAATCCTTGTTTTTACAGTCGTCAAGGATCGGCATCGGTTAGTCGCCAGATGACCATATTTTACGGCGGTCAAGCTCACGTGTTTGACGATGTTCACCCGAACAAGGTCGAAATATATACTTTCTTTCACCGTTTCTGCTGATGGCATATAGTGATATATTGTTATATAGATATACTTTGTTCTTTTCTCGGTTTCAGGCAGATGTAATCATGGCCCTAGCTGGGTCAAATGGAGGATCATGGTCAACGAGTTTCTTACCAAATTCATCTCTAAAACCGTCCGGTGGTGAGGCTATTGTGTTGAATGGTGAGAATGACGCAATCAATACGATTATTTGTCATCATGCTAACAAATAAATAACTTAAAGGGCCAATTTCTATGACATTATCTTTAAtgttagagtaaagtacacggatggtccctgtagtttaccaaaattttggattagGTCCCTAGCTTTTtgaaagtacacggatggtccctgtggtttgcgctTTGTAACGCATCTAGTCCCCAGCTAACAAATGTCCAAAttagtacacggatggtccctgtagtttaccaaaattttggatttggtccctagctttttgaaagtacacggatggtccctgtggtttgcgctTTGTAACGCATCtagtccccagccaacaaatGTCCAAATTAGGGACtaattacaaagtgcaaaccacatgtACCATCCTTGTACTTTTGAAAATAGTTGTGGACTAAATatattacaaagtgcaaaccacatggaccatctgtgtacttttagaaagctagggaccaaatccaaaattttggtaaaccacagggaccatccgtgtactttactctaaattTTAACTCCACAAATCGTCTTAAAAATATGGTTTTGGGTACAGGAGGACAGGGTAACATTTCAATGAAAGATGCAAGAGATCAAAAGAGTGAAGAGAAACAGTGAAGAACGATTCGGAAACTCTTTCAAAGGTATTTCATCACTAAACAAATGATTGTTGTTTTGGGGAGTTGGATTATGGTGTAGTTTAGCTATAATATCGGGTTATCTACGTTGTATTTTGAATGCCAAAACGATTCAGTTTAATCTAAAATCGTTTCTAAACTTGTATTAGCGGACTGTATTTGATAAAAGAAGTTAGCGATAACAAGATAGATCGGGGAATACATGTCAATGTGTTAATGATTGTTAGTCTAATCGACACAAAAGTGACTTAACCTTATGAAAGAAAAGTAACACAAATGTGAAATGGTATGAGCACTGCTTTCGGTTTGAAATAACCGAGTATACGCTTATTGCAGCTTCAAACTACATAAACACATCCGAATGGTATCAACCTTGGAGAAAATAAGCCAAAGTTTTTCGAGCCTCTTTTACACTTGCATCAGTGTTATATATTTGGAGCGCGATAGGTTCTGCTATTAGTGTTCCAGTCTAACATAAAACTGAATCAGGTTTTCGGTTACTAAATTGAAAAGCCGAATTATAAATAATGAATCAACGGGTTAAGATTCAGGGTTGCTGCTGCTGATGTATATTAGTAGTAATGGTCTATCGACAGTAAAATTATCACTAGGCACCTACGTGGCGGGTAGGAACATAAAAATGGGCAGCGGAGACTAACGAAAAGAAGTATTGGTCGTTAGCAGGAAAGTTGCTACTGGTGTTGATGAAGATACTACTGATGTTTAAGTAGAGTTACTTTCGACGGGGTTTCTACCTCGTTGAACGCTGGAGGTTTAAAGACCAAAACGTTTAAAATTATCCAAACTAGATAAATAAAGTGTATGCTTAAATTTTATCGATGTCTATTCATCTATCGTTTAGAACATTAACTAGAATTATATCCCGCCACGATACAACGGGGTTCGGTAGCAAGAAAGAAAATGTTACAATAAAAGGAAAACTAACAACCAAAGAAAACAAAAACTACAATCCTACCGTCAATCAACATAGTCCCTGTTATTGCCAAGAATCTCTCATCTCCCTCTAGCTGTGAAGTCCAGCGAAACCTTATACCTCATTCGTAGCGGTCTTCAAGGATTCCGGTCAAAACAGCCACCGCGAAGCTGCCATTGGTCAGAAGTTATTACAGAACAGAACTGGTTAACAGTAATCAAACTGGCATAGGGTATCAC
It encodes:
- the LOC110923759 gene encoding protein TIFY 8, which translates into the protein MAAILMAQNNNTNASDDVKPTILHDFLGRGCAPVTKFTAGSDAAGCSSPSASVSGGGGRGGGPVSTASDLGSERQVGTFYEGVPFFGHKTDVSGSKIRYSGSKRSHSDSGFMPPSRLEGIPQPRPDLPETSHLMKMLRNVGSERPRWPHEDEPFMGVHQTRPTSSSHVVQPANASKWERTIPVNVGPVLQYPPRAGPYGYQPVSNRFKDSNAGPPLISQLAADEGSRTGIKGSGILSAVNASGSVAEPSSSKLKSLISNIEPNASTPPSRQGSASVSRQMTIFYGGQAHVFDDVHPNKADVIMALAGSNGGSWSTSFLPNSSLKPSGGEAIVLNGGQGNISMKDARDQKSEEKQ